In one Palaemon carinicauda isolate YSFRI2023 chromosome 25, ASM3689809v2, whole genome shotgun sequence genomic region, the following are encoded:
- the LOC137619289 gene encoding uncharacterized protein: MQYKTRVSKAKIIGSGFRVEEINVTSPLMCAIQANLRPWNKLMCVDEANPKSCLFSDMNLSAMADDNSTDGVTCMTSHSPSACVLDENKAYSPGEVFAIECDLKICEKGKVEIYDIGDIQGNTCTPPFLNIPYVGCIYLDLFKRSWCEAQSLCANMESILIVPSDFSKLQLHFLAFALFQDVWVGIRSQEWLNGDPVISGQWWSGYPSGAQNDCGKMSFGFSGLLPTYKVKDDSCYSSHSVACYRPRYPVCELSLLECAALMLG, encoded by the exons ATGCAGTACAAGACGCGAGTCTCGAAAGCAAAAATAATCGGGAGTGGTTTCAGGGTTGAGGAAATCAACGTCACATCGCCCCTGATGTGCGCCATCCAGGCCAACCTGAGACCATGGAACAAACTGATGTGCGTAGACGAAGCCAACCCCAAAAGCTGCCTCTTCTCCGATATGAACTTGAGTGCTATGGCTGACGATAACTCCACTGATGGTGTGACATGCATGACCTCACATTCCCCCTCAG CTTGTGTTCTCGACGAAAATAAGGCCTACAGTCCTGGAGAAGTCTTCGCCATAGAGTGCGACCTTAAGATTTGCGAAAAAGGGAAGGTGGAAATTTATGACATAG GTGACATCCAAGGGAATACGTGCACACCTCCCTTCCTTAACATCCCTTACGTTGGATGCATCTACTTAGATCTGTTTAAGAGGTCATGGTGTGAAGCCCAGTCACTTTGCGCTAACATGGAATCCATACTGATTGTTCCGTCAGACTTCAGCAAGCTGCAGTTGCACTTCTTAGCTTTTGCTCTCTTTC AGGACGTTTGGGTCGGCATCAGGTCACAGGAATGGTTGAACGGTGATCCAGTCATCAGTGGCCAGTGGTGGTCTGGCTACCCAAGTGGGGCTCAAAATGACTGCGGTAAAATGAGCTTTGGCTTTAGTGGCCTCCTACCCACCTACAAAGTCAAAGATGACTCCTGTTACAGTTCCCATTCCGTCGCCTGTTACAGACCAAGATACCCAGTTTGTGAGTTGTCTTTGCTAGAGTGTGCTGCGCTAATGCTTGGCTAA